A window from Apteryx mantelli isolate bAptMan1 chromosome 27, bAptMan1.hap1, whole genome shotgun sequence encodes these proteins:
- the ZC3H12A gene encoding endoribonuclease ZC3H12A: MSAGSVSSLPGFPGWGEALSAAERPAPRSGGRMSAREPCAADGPAPPPEPADGLEMQLKVDFFRKLGYSCEEVHAVLQKLGLGADTNAVLGELVKHGPAEREPAEAPPEPAEAPLVPRGGAANKAPAPPAEEQESDNLRPVVIDGSNVAMSHGNKEVFSCRGILLAVQWFWDRGHKDITVFVPSWRKEQPRPDVLITDQYILRDLEKKKILVFTPSRRVGGKRVVCYDDRFIVKLAHESDGIVVSNDTYRDLQNERPEWKKFIEERLLMYSFVNDKFMPPDDPLGRHGPSLDNFLRKKPLVPEHKKQQCPYGKKCTYGIKCKFYHPERINQPQRSLADELRANARLSPTRSTSAAKEEKGKKASQAELLCSVPTECDKSSLQKVSAERKSLTHKAKPSDVPLQVKGSVSGSVPPNNGSHRSSDRYQHPHMDSLSYISQEHLDSGIGSLENQMSDMWPYRSTSHCDHSHAEQVTLCTCGRQRPVYPHSPSLEQNGLVSYKHGSHKSTSSGASFLQYSPEIPHSGPPHSFSGYGVPVHPANAGQYSLPNEYNAPPPHSREYWSEPYQMPPQARSTSVRDPRSVQRAPGPTYGGDSCQWAHSDQFAEERANVHVKLCGIFHPHLVDAVMSRFPRLLDPQRLAAEILTYKSQNPGI; this comes from the exons ATGAGCGCGGGCAGCGTCTCCTCCCTTCCGGGCTTCCCCGGCTGGGGTGAGGCGCTGTCGGCCGCCGAGCGCCCGGCGCCCCGGTCGGGCGGAAGGATGAGCGCCCGGGAGCCCTGCGCCGCCGacggccctgcgccgccgccggagcccgcCGACGGCCTGGAGATGCAGCTGAAGGTGGACTTCTTCCGCAAGCTGGGCTACTCGTGCGAGGAGGTGCACGCCGTGCTCCAGAAGCTGGGCCTGGGCGCCGACACCAACGCGGTGCTGGGGGAGCTGGTGAAGCACGGCCCGGCCGAGCGGGAGCCCGCCGAGGCGCCGCCCGAGCCCGCCGAGGCGccgctggtgccgcgcgggggggcggccaacaaggcgcccgcgccgcccgcggaggagcaggagagcgACAACCTGAGGCCCGTCGTCATCGACGGCAGCAACGTGGCCATGAG CCATGGAAATAAAGAAGTGTTCTCCTGCCGAGGTATCCTCCTGGCTGTACAGTGGTTTTGGGACAGAGGACACAAGGATATTACAGTCTTTGTGCCATCTTGGAGGAAAGAACAGCCACGACCAGATGTACTTATAACAG ACCAGTACATTCTCCGTGaccttgaaaagaagaaaattttggtCTTCACTCCTTCCAGGCGAGTTGGAGGCAAGCGTGTTGTCTGTTACGATGATCGATTCATTGTGAAACTGGCACATGAGTCTGATGGCATTGTGGTTTCTAACGATACTTATCGAGACCTGCAGAATGAGCGTCCTGAGTGGAAGAAATTCATTGAGGAGCGTCTGTTGATGTATTCCTTTGTAAATGACAA gttTATGCCTCCAGATGATCCCTTAGGGCGACATGGCCCCAGCCTGGATAACTTTCTCAGAAAGAAACCTTTGGTGCCAGAACACAAGAAACAACAGTGCCCTTATG GGAAGAAATGCACTTATGGAATTAAGTGTAAATTCTACCACCCTGAAAGGATCAATCAACCCCAGCGCTCATTAGCAGATGAACTCCGAGCCAATGCAAGGTTGTCTCCTACCAGAAGTACCAGTGCGGCCAAGGAAGAGAAGGGCAAGAAAGCTTCCCAGGCAGAGCTCTTGTGCTCTGTGCCCACAGAGTGTGATAAAAGCTCTTTGCAGAAGGTCTCTGCAGAGAGAAAAAGCTTGACTCATAAAGCAAAGCCCAGCGATGTACCCCttcaggtcaaaggctctgtgtcAGGCAGTGTCCCCCCTAATAATGGGAGCCACAGATCTTCTGACAGGTACCAGCATCCTCATATGGACTCTCTCTCTTATATCTCTCAGGAGCATCTTGACTCAGGCATTGGATCTCTGGAGAACCAAATGTCTGATATGTGGCCTTACAGATCTACCAGTCACTGTGATCATTCCCATGCTGAGCAGGTGACACTCTGCACCTGTGGTAGGCAGAGACCTGTCTATCCACATTCTCCCAGCTTGGAGCAAAATGGTCTGGTCTCTTACAAGCATGGTTCCCATAAATCTACTTCCTCTGGTGCTAGCTTCTTGCAGTATAGCCCTGAGATACCTCACTCGGGGCCACCTCATTCTTTCTCAGGCTATGGAGTACCTGTACATCCAGCTAATGCTGGGCAGTACAGTCTGCCTAATGAGTATAATGCCCCTCCACCTCATTCTCGTGAATACTGGTCTGAACCGTACCAGATGCCTCCTCAAGCAAGATCTACCAGTGTACGAGATCCTCGATCAGTACAGAGAGCCCCAGGGCCAACATATGGAGGGGACTCCTGCCAATGGGCACACTCTGACCAGTTTGCAGAGGAGAGGGCCAATGTGCATGTCAAGCTGTGTGGCATATTCCATCCCCATTTAGTTGATGCTGTGATGAGCCGTTTCCCTCGGCTTTTGGATCCCCAAAGGTTAGCTGCAGAAATACTCACATACAAGTCTCAAAACCCAGGTATATGA